The Bradyrhizobium sp. WSM471 genome includes the window ACGCAGTTCATCGTTGGGTTTTATGACGCCGACAAGCGCGCCTTCCTCCAGATCGACGGGGAGCCTGTCACGCTTGCGAAGCGGCTGACGGTCTCCGGCGCTCGCTATTCGGGGGCGGGCATCACGCTTGTGATCGGCAAGACCGGCAGCACCACGGTCAAGCATCTGAAGCGGCCGGTCACGGCCTGCGCGGGGATCTGAACGGCGGCATTTCCACAAAAATCAAAAAGGGCCGAAACTTCGTTGTTTCGACCCTTTTTCAAACTGACGCCGGACGCCTGAGAGGGCGCGGCGGTATCGAACCGAACGCAGGCATCAGCGATCCCATTTCGGCTTGGCTTCATCGACGGCTTCCTGATGGTACCAGCTGCCGCTGCAAATCGTCTCGTTCGCGGGGAGCGAGGCGTGGTTGGCGGGAAGGCGGGTCTCACCGTTGCGGCGCCCCCCGAGAGCGGAGCGGCCCCCGACAGGGAATTGGTAGATCTGTGCAGATCCGTGACTCAGTCCATTGTTCATCATTGCGGTATCTCCCGAGATCGCAGCGCTGGCCTCCATGGTGCGCCCGACTCGTTGGCTTGTGGTTACTGGAATCCCCATATCGGCGGTGCATTCCGAAATGCAAAGTGCTGAAAAGGAAATCAGCATTGGCCTATTTTGTAGGCACGGTGCATTCTGCTTCCTCCAAGGCAGCGGTCGGGTGGCTAACGCGTGGGCCATTGCGAAGGTTGCGGGCGACGGGGCACAGACTTGGCGAATATTGCCGGACGTTGATGCGCGTTTAGTCGGCAACCTCAGGCCCGGGCCTGCCTGCTCCAGAATCGGGCGTTTTCCGCAGGATTTTTGCGGTGCAGCTTCACGCAAAGGTGCGCCGCTATGACGCACGGCGCGGTCGACGATCCGCCGGGCGGGACAGGAG containing:
- a CDS encoding MliC family protein, yielding MGRHKAILLTAAMLAGGMIGARQADAQTFRTYHCADGTQFIVGFYDADKRAFLQIDGEPVTLAKRLTVSGARYSGAGITLVIGKTGSTTVKHLKRPVTACAGI
- a CDS encoding DUF2735 domain-containing protein; translation: MLISFSALCISECTADMGIPVTTSQRVGRTMEASAAISGDTAMMNNGLSHGSAQIYQFPVGGRSALGGRRNGETRLPANHASLPANETICSGSWYHQEAVDEAKPKWDR